A single Natronorubrum sediminis DNA region contains:
- a CDS encoding asparagine synthase-related protein, producing MVGISGQTTATDAEAESFRKSLDPLTHMDRYEATVMLNSSEYSLGVTAYPEYPTAIYENETYWVYLEGRIYDEGKVERNHDGENKITPEKGHDGADSGDEHGLLSLAETVFEHGDNERVEDWVTETDGEFLLVAYEKDSGRLALLNDALGRLPVYYAQDGGTFVFSRELRYLVSEFGDSFDQMGIAQCLLLGHTLGERTLLEGVNRMRPASLLVFDPDHGLTTETTVQTFAFDESEHADRSAERNATELVSLFERACRQRSSSKGTDVVSLSGGLDSRSVLAGYQIEEQSPVAATMESSEYVPQSDVEIAQVIAEEFDVEWQTYQVSHPVGRDLETLIKTKNGQVGLLTSFILGFFRKIREEYGSSLSYITGDGGDMVLPDLTPARSLTMDELVDQVIQQYGIFPIEDVAEIIGLSESAIRDSIRSRFEEYPETDPNALYVHFRIYERAVNFLFEGEDRNRFFFWSTTPFYSLPFFTYAMNCPSEQKVQYSLYRTFLTELSPEAARIRHPNYRAPVASSRHAMVAMIDDLLSRYPRLMESIKPVIKSVNDLDTEASLQPDTIECIRSQVNQCGAVSDVFSSEDVHQFLDSHADYGRVSIYRIFALTSFIDDINSNQPVLNTYRNNTFV from the coding sequence ATGGTTGGTATTTCAGGCCAAACGACGGCGACAGACGCCGAAGCCGAGTCGTTCCGGAAATCCCTAGATCCGTTGACCCATATGGATCGGTACGAGGCCACAGTAATGCTCAATTCGAGCGAATACTCCCTCGGGGTGACCGCATACCCGGAGTATCCAACCGCCATATACGAGAACGAAACGTACTGGGTCTATCTCGAGGGACGGATTTACGACGAGGGGAAGGTCGAACGTAATCACGATGGCGAAAACAAAATTACCCCCGAGAAGGGACACGATGGTGCTGATTCTGGGGACGAACACGGCTTACTGTCACTCGCCGAAACCGTATTCGAGCACGGTGACAACGAACGAGTCGAAGACTGGGTGACCGAGACTGATGGTGAGTTTCTCCTCGTCGCATACGAGAAGGACTCCGGACGACTCGCGTTGCTCAATGACGCTCTTGGGCGACTTCCCGTCTATTATGCTCAAGACGGTGGTACGTTCGTATTCTCTCGGGAGTTACGATACCTCGTCAGTGAATTCGGGGATTCGTTCGATCAGATGGGGATCGCACAGTGCCTACTGCTTGGTCACACACTGGGTGAGCGAACACTCCTCGAGGGAGTCAACCGGATGAGACCGGCGAGCCTGCTCGTTTTTGACCCCGACCACGGCCTGACGACGGAGACGACGGTACAGACGTTCGCGTTCGACGAGAGCGAACACGCAGACCGATCTGCAGAACGAAACGCCACCGAACTAGTGTCGTTGTTCGAACGTGCGTGTCGACAGCGATCGAGTTCGAAGGGAACTGATGTCGTCTCGCTTAGTGGCGGTCTTGACTCCCGTTCCGTGCTTGCCGGCTATCAGATTGAGGAGCAGTCTCCGGTCGCTGCGACGATGGAATCGTCGGAATACGTTCCACAATCCGACGTCGAGATCGCTCAGGTGATTGCTGAGGAGTTCGACGTCGAGTGGCAAACCTATCAGGTGTCCCATCCAGTGGGGAGAGACCTCGAGACCCTCATCAAAACAAAGAATGGACAAGTAGGACTTCTGACATCATTTATCCTCGGATTCTTCCGAAAAATCCGCGAGGAGTACGGGTCCTCGCTTTCGTACATTACCGGTGACGGCGGTGACATGGTCCTCCCAGATTTGACCCCTGCTCGTTCGCTGACGATGGACGAACTCGTTGATCAGGTGATCCAACAGTACGGTATCTTCCCGATCGAAGACGTCGCGGAGATCATCGGCCTTTCCGAGTCAGCGATCCGCGATAGCATTCGCAGTCGTTTCGAGGAGTACCCAGAAACGGACCCTAACGCCCTATATGTTCACTTTCGTATCTACGAACGCGCAGTCAACTTCCTCTTTGAGGGTGAGGACCGAAATCGGTTCTTCTTCTGGAGTACAACTCCCTTCTACTCGCTGCCATTTTTCACATATGCAATGAACTGCCCATCCGAACAAAAAGTGCAGTACAGCCTATATCGGACGTTCCTCACGGAACTGTCACCCGAAGCAGCCCGGATTCGCCATCCAAACTACCGCGCTCCGGTCGCGTCCTCGAGACACGCGATGGTGGCCATGATCGATGACCTCCTCTCGCGATATCCTCGACTCATGGAGTCCATAAAACCGGTCATCAAATCGGTCAACGACCTCGATACGGAGGCGTCACTCCAGCCGGATACCATCGAATGTATCCGATCTCAGGTCAACCAGTGTGGAGCAGTTAGTGACGTCTTCTCATCTGAAGATGTGCATCAATTCCTCGACTCGCACGCGGATTACGGACGAGTTTCGATTTACCGGATCTTCGCACTGACATCGTTCATCGACGATATCAACTCGAATCAGCCCGTCCTTAACACATATCGAAATAACACGTTCGTCTGA
- a CDS encoding alkaline phosphatase family protein encodes MKTVILGFDGLDMRYLDRFAPSLPNFSALRDRGVEAPLTSTHPPWTGSAWPSMYTGTDPSHHGVYGFFDYDGYPDEGTLVSRHDVHQPALWDYLSNEGETSIVVNVPITHPADPINGVLLPGYLAVEDEPGHPADIRTELDNSLGEEYTIYSRNEISEHSEEKFAGYLDQIDLRRRASRQLLQEHDWKLAVLQVQKTDAVFHNFTSDDKFRQVYEAADQMLGDVLETVDDDVTVIVCSDHGIGPVDGYKIHVNEILRKHGYVETAEVTDRPTLSTEKASLTETGATNGEDGSETQDAPTALNRALLATQRTLEQIGIEPKDVYAVAERMGIEQKLIRHIPDSLREAVGKGVDWSQSRAYCPDGTRMGIRVNLEGREPNGVVPQSEYEAVRTDLIEILQGLETPDGEPAFDFVCRREAVYDGPFTEDAPDILFLPTEMKHQVSATLYGRTFISVDSFDHKRDGTFIGAGPAISGPSPSRLSLTDVAPITMATLGWSVPETMTGSVPDGLVSDLLEPVRVDYSEPSYASGTTSVADPTASDNKVTDRLEDLGYL; translated from the coding sequence ATGAAAACAGTTATTCTTGGCTTTGATGGCCTTGATATGCGGTACCTCGACCGCTTTGCCCCCTCACTTCCAAACTTTTCTGCCCTCCGTGATCGTGGCGTGGAAGCGCCCCTTACGTCGACCCATCCACCGTGGACCGGGAGCGCCTGGCCCTCGATGTATACCGGGACTGACCCGAGCCACCACGGCGTGTACGGCTTCTTCGACTACGACGGCTATCCAGACGAGGGAACACTTGTTTCACGGCACGATGTTCACCAACCGGCGCTCTGGGATTACCTATCAAACGAAGGAGAGACATCAATAGTGGTCAATGTTCCAATTACACATCCTGCAGATCCGATCAATGGTGTCCTCCTACCCGGGTATCTCGCCGTCGAAGATGAACCCGGCCATCCAGCCGACATCCGAACAGAGTTGGATAACAGCCTCGGCGAGGAGTATACGATCTACTCCCGCAACGAAATCAGTGAGCACTCTGAAGAGAAATTCGCGGGCTATCTCGACCAAATCGATCTACGCCGACGAGCAAGCCGACAGTTACTCCAAGAGCATGACTGGAAATTGGCCGTGTTGCAAGTCCAGAAGACCGACGCAGTCTTCCACAATTTCACGTCGGATGACAAATTCCGGCAGGTGTACGAGGCAGCCGACCAGATGCTCGGGGACGTCCTCGAGACGGTCGACGACGACGTAACCGTAATCGTCTGTTCGGATCACGGCATCGGACCTGTCGACGGGTATAAAATCCACGTGAACGAGATTCTCCGAAAGCACGGTTACGTCGAGACCGCCGAAGTGACTGATCGACCGACACTTTCGACCGAAAAAGCATCGCTGACCGAGACAGGAGCGACAAACGGAGAAGACGGTAGCGAAACGCAGGACGCTCCGACGGCGCTCAACCGAGCACTGCTCGCCACTCAGCGAACACTCGAGCAAATCGGCATCGAGCCAAAAGACGTCTACGCGGTCGCCGAACGAATGGGGATCGAACAAAAACTCATCCGACACATACCGGACTCATTACGGGAGGCAGTAGGCAAGGGTGTCGACTGGAGCCAGTCACGCGCATACTGTCCCGATGGAACACGAATGGGCATCCGGGTCAACCTCGAGGGCCGCGAACCGAACGGAGTCGTCCCACAGTCGGAGTACGAAGCAGTCCGCACCGACCTAATTGAGATCCTTCAGGGACTCGAGACACCCGACGGAGAGCCAGCCTTCGACTTCGTCTGTCGGCGCGAAGCGGTATATGACGGCCCGTTCACCGAGGACGCACCAGATATACTCTTCCTACCGACAGAGATGAAACACCAGGTCTCGGCAACGTTATACGGCCGTACATTCATCTCTGTCGACAGTTTTGATCACAAACGTGATGGGACGTTCATCGGTGCTGGACCGGCCATTTCTGGCCCATCGCCGTCGCGGCTCTCACTGACTGATGTTGCCCCAATTACGATGGCCACCCTGGGCTGGTCGGTTCCGGAGACAATGACCGGGAGTGTCCCCGATGGGCTCGTTTCCGATCTTCTAGAGCCTGTTCGAGTAGACTACAGCGAACCAAGCTACGCCAGCGGAACCACAAGCGTTGCTGATCCGACAGCCAGCGACAACAAAGTTACTGACCGACTCGAGGATCTCGGGTACCTCTAA
- a CDS encoding flippase → MADRERELSTLLSSAILVMAGGIIGSAAKLGERVVIGRLLTPDAYGEVSIGLAFFTFTITLALVGCTQGVSRFIPRYDSLEDRRGLLVSGMAITTVLSLVFAIGMFIGAGWLSAMFFETEAAVVFIQVLAVTLPFAVGFRMLIAAIRGCENTLYRTIVNDLVDPGLRIGLIGGLLLAGMGIVAAGIAYLIAAIVAFLVALVFLHRLMPLFGAYRTHTRELFIFSAPLAVSTVIGTLLTQTDTLMLGHFRSSYEVGMYNAAYPLAGGLLVVLSAFGFLYLPIISRLDSEGERGAVNDIYATTTKWVYIITFPAFLLFVVFPEGVIHTFFGQNYTDAATALPILALGFFASATVGRDRETLSALGSTSWIAIGNIVGLVVNVVINLVLIPRYGFIGASIASVISLLGVHAVICGVLAIQYDITPLSPESTRTFLSLPLVLLPAGAIVSPWISISMVTVLPFLVVTGLCSIAVVGLVDAFEADDIVIIDLIEDAAGFSIPLVRRWIPDSNTETGLSAD, encoded by the coding sequence ATGGCTGACCGGGAGCGCGAACTGTCGACACTGCTTTCGAGTGCGATCCTCGTTATGGCTGGTGGGATCATCGGGTCGGCAGCAAAACTGGGCGAGCGAGTCGTTATCGGTCGACTGCTCACTCCCGACGCCTATGGAGAGGTGAGTATTGGGTTAGCGTTTTTCACATTTACGATAACACTCGCTTTGGTCGGGTGCACACAGGGTGTCTCCCGGTTTATTCCGCGGTACGACAGTCTCGAGGATCGCCGTGGTCTATTGGTGAGTGGAATGGCCATCACCACGGTGCTGTCGCTTGTGTTTGCCATTGGGATGTTCATCGGTGCTGGATGGCTTTCAGCGATGTTTTTCGAGACTGAGGCAGCGGTCGTATTCATCCAGGTGCTTGCAGTGACACTCCCATTCGCTGTCGGCTTCCGAATGCTCATTGCGGCTATTCGAGGCTGCGAGAACACGCTATACCGGACAATTGTGAACGATCTCGTTGATCCGGGGCTTCGCATTGGCCTGATCGGCGGCTTGCTTCTCGCGGGGATGGGCATCGTTGCAGCCGGTATTGCCTACCTCATTGCTGCAATTGTGGCGTTTCTCGTCGCACTCGTATTCCTTCACCGACTCATGCCGCTGTTCGGAGCCTACCGAACGCATACCAGAGAGCTCTTTATATTCTCCGCTCCGCTGGCTGTTTCGACGGTCATCGGCACGCTGCTTACCCAGACTGACACGCTCATGCTCGGCCATTTTCGCAGCTCCTACGAAGTCGGGATGTACAATGCCGCCTACCCGCTTGCTGGGGGATTGCTCGTCGTACTGTCGGCCTTCGGATTTCTCTACTTGCCGATCATCTCGCGCCTCGATTCTGAGGGCGAGCGCGGCGCCGTAAACGACATCTACGCGACGACGACGAAGTGGGTATACATCATCACGTTCCCAGCCTTTCTCCTGTTCGTGGTCTTCCCGGAAGGAGTGATTCATACCTTCTTCGGGCAGAATTACACCGACGCTGCAACAGCGTTACCGATCCTTGCACTCGGCTTCTTCGCCAGCGCTACCGTCGGTCGCGACAGAGAGACACTCTCTGCACTTGGGTCGACTTCCTGGATTGCGATCGGGAACATCGTCGGACTCGTAGTGAACGTCGTTATCAATCTCGTCTTGATCCCTCGCTACGGCTTCATCGGTGCCAGTATCGCCTCAGTCATCTCGTTGCTTGGGGTTCACGCCGTGATCTGCGGAGTGCTTGCGATTCAGTACGATATCACCCCGCTCTCGCCGGAATCGACGCGGACGTTTCTCTCCCTTCCCCTCGTACTACTCCCCGCGGGTGCAATCGTTTCACCGTGGATTTCGATTTCGATGGTAACGGTGTTACCCTTCCTTGTCGTGACCGGGCTGTGCTCGATAGCAGTCGTTGGTCTCGTAGACGCGTTCGAAGCTGACGACATCGTTATCATAGACCTCATCGAAGACGCAGCTGGCTTCTCGATTCCGCTCGTTCGACGATGGATCCCCGACTCGAATACGGAAACAGGCTTGTCAGCCGATTAA
- a CDS encoding response regulator — translation MAPDSKSEDKRVDILLVEPNPGDTRLFTESFKDAKLKNELYTVSDGDDALDMITQRGAYAETPQPDLILLEPKLPGKNGMDVLSELNNESALEGIPVVVLTSSDMGEDIVKSHELDADQYLQKPVEPEDFIRFVQEIEDLWFAIVQETPAEN, via the coding sequence ATGGCTCCAGACAGCAAGAGTGAGGATAAGCGGGTCGATATTCTCTTAGTCGAACCCAACCCAGGCGATACACGGCTCTTCACGGAATCCTTCAAAGACGCAAAACTGAAAAACGAACTCTACACCGTATCCGACGGTGACGATGCACTCGATATGATTACTCAGCGTGGGGCGTATGCAGAAACCCCACAGCCAGATCTCATCCTACTCGAGCCGAAGTTGCCCGGAAAAAACGGGATGGACGTGTTGTCCGAGTTGAACAACGAGTCAGCACTCGAGGGGATTCCTGTCGTCGTGCTCACGAGTTCGGACATGGGCGAAGATATCGTCAAGTCTCACGAACTCGATGCAGATCAGTACCTGCAAAAACCGGTCGAGCCAGAAGACTTCATTCGATTCGTACAAGAAATTGAGGATCTGTGGTTTGCGATCGTCCAAGAGACACCGGCTGAAAACTAA
- a CDS encoding orc1/cdc6 family replication initiation protein → MSSSGDDLFTRDDPIFENKELLEINHLPEEGRIVGRDDEIAELANAVNPAIFGQSPSNLLIYGKTGTGKSLCAKHISERLVRVAKEEGVTAEFAYVDCAQDSTETQAVQTIAHSLNDSSITDIKIPDKGLSTSTYYKRLWQVLDTQYEVVLIILDEVDKLDDDDILMQLSRAGEAGKLESCKIGVIGISNKIKYKDRMDERVKSSLCEREFVFPPYDANQLRDIMQARSDSFKDGILDASVIPRAAALAAREHGDARKAIDILRYAGEIAQSNGSETVREEFVVQARERAETDRFRELIRGSTPHSRYVLQALAVLSINSPDEGGFRTTRIFDVYEEVCRQEGSDTLSLRRVRDLLKEHAFLDIIEQTRQSGGSAEGSYTEHQLLEDPDVVQKVLVETDEAYNNGQ, encoded by the coding sequence ATGTCGAGTTCCGGCGACGATCTCTTCACCCGTGACGACCCGATTTTCGAGAACAAAGAGTTACTCGAGATCAACCATTTGCCCGAGGAAGGACGTATCGTCGGGCGGGACGACGAGATCGCCGAACTCGCGAACGCTGTCAACCCGGCTATCTTCGGTCAGAGTCCGAGCAATCTCCTCATTTATGGCAAGACGGGGACCGGAAAGTCCCTCTGTGCGAAACACATCTCCGAACGACTCGTCCGCGTCGCGAAAGAAGAAGGGGTCACCGCGGAGTTCGCCTACGTCGATTGTGCTCAAGACAGCACGGAGACCCAGGCCGTTCAAACGATTGCTCACTCGCTGAACGACTCTTCGATTACCGACATCAAAATCCCGGATAAGGGGTTGAGCACGTCGACGTACTACAAACGACTCTGGCAGGTTCTCGACACCCAATACGAGGTCGTGCTCATCATCCTCGACGAGGTCGACAAACTCGACGACGACGACATTCTTATGCAACTCTCGCGCGCGGGCGAGGCTGGAAAACTCGAGTCCTGCAAAATCGGTGTGATTGGCATCAGTAACAAGATCAAGTACAAAGACCGGATGGACGAACGCGTCAAATCCAGTCTCTGTGAACGCGAGTTCGTCTTTCCACCGTACGATGCGAATCAGCTTCGAGACATCATGCAGGCTCGCAGCGACTCGTTCAAAGACGGCATTCTCGACGCCTCCGTGATCCCGCGGGCAGCGGCCCTCGCGGCTCGAGAGCACGGAGATGCGCGGAAAGCGATCGACATTCTCCGGTACGCTGGTGAGATCGCACAGTCCAACGGCAGTGAAACGGTTCGCGAGGAGTTCGTCGTCCAGGCGCGTGAACGGGCCGAAACGGATCGCTTTCGCGAGCTCATCCGTGGTTCGACCCCTCACTCACGGTACGTCCTGCAGGCACTCGCGGTGCTCTCGATTAATTCGCCGGACGAGGGTGGCTTTCGAACGACGCGAATTTTCGACGTATACGAGGAGGTATGCCGTCAGGAGGGGTCTGACACGCTCTCGTTGCGACGCGTTCGCGACCTGCTGAAAGAACACGCGTTCCTCGATATCATCGAACAAACCCGACAGAGCGGCGGGAGTGCCGAAGGAAGCTACACCGAACATCAGCTACTCGAGGACCCTGACGTTGTCCAGAAGGTGCTCGTCGAGACCGACGAAGCGTACAACAACGGACAATAA
- a CDS encoding M24 family metallopeptidase codes for MASMFERRLTNCRRRLERSATDLLVCFPSPNLTYLTGFEESPSERHLLLFVPRIGTPALVAPKMYEQQLATLPIDEPPLEVRTWDDDEDPLELIRTVLETFETREGLEFGETSTETITEIDGDDRANNDNRTPGDASILVDDRMWATLSQDLRACAPDATFGLASDVLESQRIQKDDVELEALRRAGAIADRVSLEIRSRGEELIGTTESDLASEIEALLEAKGAGKPAFSTIVAAGANGAQPHHHSSDHEIERGEPIVLDFGAFVDAELEGGTGRYPGDQTRTIVPGEPTEEYKRVHEIVQKAQQAAVEAVEPGVTASAVDETARSVIEHAGYGDAFTHRTGHGVGLEVHEPPYIVGGNDRELEPGMVHSIEPGIYLDGKFGVRIEDLVVVTETGAERLNDSPRGWETGDVSR; via the coding sequence ATGGCTTCGATGTTCGAACGGCGACTCACGAACTGCCGACGCAGGCTCGAGCGAAGTGCTACCGACCTCCTCGTCTGTTTCCCGAGCCCGAATCTCACCTATCTCACCGGCTTCGAGGAATCGCCCTCCGAACGCCATCTATTGTTGTTCGTGCCACGAATCGGTACGCCAGCTCTCGTCGCTCCGAAGATGTACGAACAGCAACTTGCGACCCTTCCGATCGACGAGCCACCGCTCGAGGTCCGAACTTGGGACGACGACGAGGATCCCCTGGAGTTGATTCGGACTGTCCTCGAGACGTTCGAGACCCGCGAGGGTCTCGAATTTGGGGAGACGAGTACGGAGACGATTACAGAGATCGACGGCGACGATCGCGCAAACAACGACAATCGTACACCCGGCGACGCCTCGATTCTCGTCGACGATCGAATGTGGGCCACCCTCAGTCAGGATCTTCGCGCGTGCGCCCCCGACGCGACGTTCGGCCTCGCGAGCGACGTCCTCGAGTCTCAACGCATCCAAAAGGACGACGTCGAACTCGAGGCACTCCGCCGTGCCGGGGCGATCGCAGATCGCGTCTCGCTCGAGATCCGCTCGCGCGGCGAGGAATTGATCGGAACGACCGAATCGGATCTCGCCAGCGAAATCGAAGCGTTACTCGAAGCGAAAGGAGCCGGCAAGCCGGCATTTTCGACCATCGTCGCGGCCGGGGCGAACGGGGCGCAACCACACCACCACAGCAGCGATCACGAGATCGAACGCGGCGAGCCGATCGTGCTGGACTTCGGCGCGTTCGTCGACGCAGAACTCGAGGGTGGAACGGGTCGATACCCCGGCGACCAGACCCGAACGATCGTGCCCGGCGAACCGACCGAGGAGTACAAACGAGTCCACGAGATCGTCCAGAAGGCACAGCAAGCCGCTGTCGAAGCCGTCGAACCGGGAGTCACCGCTTCGGCTGTCGACGAGACAGCGCGGTCGGTGATCGAACACGCCGGCTACGGAGACGCCTTCACCCACCGAACCGGCCACGGCGTCGGTCTCGAGGTCCACGAACCGCCGTACATCGTCGGCGGGAACGATCGCGAACTCGAGCCAGGGATGGTTCACAGCATCGAACCCGGCATCTATCTCGACGGAAAGTTTGGCGTCCGAATCGAGGACCTCGTCGTCGTCACCGAAACCGGTGCCGAACGCCTGAACGACTCTCCTCGAGGGTGGGAAACTGGCGACGTATCCCGGTGA
- a CDS encoding alpha,alpha-trehalose-phosphate synthase (UDP-forming) yields MRFTDERSPSTKPTSGQHRSDGERRSTDETGATNATRDEDVPSSTDDESVCPDSLIVVSNRQPYRHEFETDADEANVDTSETDAEEANADTSAADADTTENKTNTESGPAHSPIEVDEPTGGLTAGLDPVLQNAEGTWIAWGDGGADFEVADDDHCVSVPPDDESYTLRRIDLSSEAVESYYYGFSNRVLWPLCHGFTDLIDNRSSDFEWYRSVNERFADAVGEHASGESVVWLQDYHFALAPRMIRESTPSSTTVAQFWHIPWPSASTFRACPNGRQLLEGLLGNDLLGFHVDRYAEQFLACAERYVPDAEVDRSRGTVHYAGHTTRVVATPMGVDAESYGEAAQSVSASDLTTVLDRYDIPNENYIALGVDRLDYSKGIPERLAAIERFLEENPSWHGEFTFVQSASLSRTDIPAYERHNEGVREEVSRINERFGTDEWQPIVYTEDYLSTTDLCALYRRADLLVVSSIVDGMNLVAQEYVAASVDCDGSLLLSDQTGAHETLGSQALTIDPTDPDDVVEALERAVSMVPQERRRRMSALRDQVFGTDLEWWMDAQFGWMSRIHADGASPPADSKDDSPPSDSGGDADSESTSESDSSTDLSEYTYTA; encoded by the coding sequence ATGCGATTTACCGACGAGCGATCCCCGTCGACGAAACCGACGAGTGGACAGCATCGATCCGACGGAGAGCGTCGGTCGACCGACGAGACAGGAGCGACCAATGCCACGCGAGACGAGGACGTGCCGTCATCGACGGACGACGAATCGGTCTGTCCCGATTCGTTGATCGTCGTCTCGAATCGACAACCGTACCGACACGAGTTCGAGACGGACGCCGACGAAGCGAATGTGGATACGTCCGAGACGGACGCCGAAGAAGCGAACGCGGATACGAGCGCAGCAGATGCGGACACGACCGAAAACAAAACGAACACCGAATCTGGACCAGCTCATAGCCCGATCGAAGTCGACGAACCGACGGGTGGGCTAACGGCTGGACTCGACCCCGTCTTGCAAAACGCGGAAGGAACGTGGATTGCTTGGGGCGACGGCGGTGCCGACTTCGAAGTCGCGGACGACGACCACTGTGTCTCAGTCCCACCGGACGACGAATCGTACACGCTTCGCCGAATCGACCTCTCGTCGGAGGCGGTCGAATCGTATTACTACGGCTTCAGTAACCGTGTGCTCTGGCCGCTCTGTCACGGTTTCACTGATCTCATCGACAATCGCTCGAGCGATTTCGAGTGGTATCGATCGGTCAACGAACGATTCGCTGACGCTGTCGGTGAGCACGCGAGTGGCGAGTCGGTCGTGTGGCTTCAGGACTATCACTTCGCACTCGCACCGCGAATGATTCGGGAGTCGACGCCGAGTTCGACGACGGTCGCGCAGTTCTGGCACATTCCGTGGCCGTCGGCGTCGACGTTTCGGGCGTGTCCGAACGGTCGACAACTTCTCGAGGGGCTGCTCGGAAACGATCTGCTCGGATTTCACGTCGATCGATACGCCGAGCAGTTCCTGGCGTGCGCCGAGCGATACGTACCGGACGCCGAGGTCGACCGCTCTCGCGGAACGGTTCACTACGCCGGCCACACGACTCGCGTCGTCGCGACACCGATGGGGGTCGACGCGGAGTCGTACGGCGAAGCGGCTCAGTCGGTCTCGGCGAGCGATCTGACGACGGTTCTCGATCGATACGACATTCCGAACGAGAACTACATCGCCCTCGGAGTCGACCGACTCGACTACTCGAAGGGCATTCCAGAACGACTCGCGGCGATCGAACGGTTCCTCGAGGAAAACCCCTCCTGGCACGGCGAGTTTACGTTCGTCCAGTCGGCCTCGCTCTCGCGGACGGACATTCCGGCGTACGAACGCCACAACGAAGGGGTTCGCGAGGAGGTCTCTCGCATCAACGAGCGATTCGGGACGGACGAGTGGCAACCGATCGTCTACACCGAAGACTACCTCTCGACGACCGACCTCTGTGCCCTCTATCGGCGGGCGGATCTGTTGGTCGTGAGTTCGATCGTCGACGGAATGAACCTCGTCGCCCAGGAGTACGTCGCAGCGAGCGTCGATTGTGACGGTTCGTTGCTGTTGAGCGATCAAACTGGTGCACACGAGACGCTCGGTTCGCAGGCGCTCACGATCGATCCGACCGACCCAGACGACGTCGTCGAGGCACTCGAGCGTGCCGTCTCGATGGTCCCACAGGAACGCCGACGTCGAATGAGCGCACTACGCGATCAGGTGTTCGGGACGGACCTCGAGTGGTGGATGGACGCTCAGTTCGGCTGGATGTCACGAATCCACGCAGACGGAGCGTCGCCGCCGGCAGATTCGAAGGACGATTCACCACCGTCTGACTCGGGTGGCGACGCCGATTCGGAGTCGACCTCCGAATCTGATTCGAGCACCGATCTCTCCGAATACACCTACACTGCGTAA
- the otsB gene encoding trehalose-phosphatase, protein MTAELPPQPLAERREHIRSKLAGAAHVLCCLDFDGTLAPIVENPDAATPIPAATSALEDLVAAPAVSTAIVSGRALSDVRTRIDGPAAYAGNHGLELGRDGSVAIHPVARKRAAQIDRVCHTLETVLDSVPNARVENKRLTGTVHLRSVPSAGHPVVERQTRAVVDALGADSLEISPGRKILEIGPAIPWGKGNAVALLDAEMPPETVPLYIGDDVTDESAFRAVEPEGIGVRVGETRPSAASASVDSPDEVASFLEWLGSSALEELDRPARGPNVPPRSTRSAPATVASRLE, encoded by the coding sequence ATGACAGCTGAGTTACCACCACAGCCACTCGCTGAGCGACGTGAGCACATCCGCTCGAAACTCGCCGGCGCTGCTCACGTGTTGTGTTGTCTCGATTTCGACGGGACGCTCGCGCCCATCGTCGAGAATCCCGACGCCGCGACACCGATCCCGGCCGCCACGAGCGCACTCGAGGACCTCGTCGCTGCTCCGGCCGTATCGACGGCGATCGTGAGCGGTCGCGCTCTGTCCGACGTTCGAACGCGGATCGATGGCCCGGCCGCGTACGCCGGAAACCACGGTCTCGAACTCGGTCGAGACGGGTCCGTTGCGATTCACCCGGTAGCTCGCAAACGCGCTGCCCAGATCGACCGCGTCTGCCACACGCTCGAGACGGTTCTCGATTCGGTACCGAACGCCCGCGTCGAGAACAAACGACTGACCGGGACCGTCCATCTCAGATCCGTCCCGTCCGCTGGGCACCCGGTGGTCGAACGACAGACGAGGGCCGTCGTCGATGCACTTGGAGCCGATTCACTCGAGATTTCGCCCGGCAGAAAAATCCTCGAAATCGGTCCCGCGATTCCGTGGGGGAAAGGAAACGCCGTCGCCTTGCTCGACGCCGAAATGCCGCCAGAAACGGTCCCGCTGTACATCGGCGACGACGTGACCGACGAGTCGGCGTTTCGTGCCGTCGAACCGGAGGGGATCGGTGTTCGCGTCGGCGAGACAAGACCGTCCGCCGCGTCGGCTTCCGTCGACTCACCCGACGAGGTGGCGTCGTTTCTCGAGTGGCTCGGTTCGAGCGCACTCGAGGAACTCGATCGACCCGCTCGAGGACCGAACGTGCCGCCACGGTCGACGCGATCAGCGCCGGCCACCGTCGCCTCTCGCCTCGAGTGA